The nucleotide window TAAGGTCAGgtggagaaaaagcagaaatttaGCTTTATATTGTTGTTTAATTGTAAATTTAATTCACTACTTCATTAGAAATATATGTCAgaaatttgaattaaatgttttgctgctgcaCTTAGGCTTTGTAGACAGTACAGTGTTATAATGTGCTGTGAACCATTTTATTGACTGTTTATATGCTGCTTTTAGATATAAACACGGggcttaaaatataaaaatgaaactgtccTGAATTTGTTTCAGAGTAACTAAAGTCAAATCTTTAAAAAGcctaaaaatggaaaaagtttTCCTTATGTTTCtgttagaaaatgtgttttttgaaaagATGCAACAACAAGTGGCTGTTGAGTTTTAAAGTGACGTGGGTGCTGTCTGCTGCTCCCAGGTTTGAGGACCACTCTGCTTTAGATGGAGGCACAGACGGCCTGAAAGTGATCAAGCAGATTTTGACTCTGGCTCCACAGATCCTGACAGACAGTGGGTAAGAAATCCCTCAGCCCGACacgagcacacacagacacacacagacacacacacacacacaccaccccaccccacctgGGTTTAATTCCTGACGGCGGCAGCGGCTTGTCACAAGAACAGCATGTTCTGAAAAACACATGTATCGTGTTGCCTCTTTAATGAGTTACGCTTTTTTAAAAGACTTCCAGTGAATACAGTTCCAGACGAGCACCGCTCTCATCTCGAGGTTACTGATAATCCTGTCCTGTTGATAATTAAATTTTAATCCGTtattggtttctttttttcctggtgGAACAACAGCCGTGTTTACCTGGAGGTGGACCCCAGACACCCCCCGCTCATTCGGCAGTGGGCGGAGGCGAACGTGGGAGAGCTGCGTTTTGTGAAGACGCGGGACGACATCACTGGCAGGTCTGTCTAGAAAACCTCTCGGCCTTTATGTCTGTCACCGGGGCGTCATCAGATCATTGCAGCTTCACGCTGTGATTTTTGTCACACTGCAAATCCCAAATCAGCGTCTGCgacacttgtttgtttttctttctcaggcCGCGATTCTGCATCCTTCAGAAAAGAGAAGTCAAGCAAGGACCATGAGCTGGATCTGGATTGAGAAACTGAGATCCTATTACCCTGGCTTTAGTCCAGGTCGCCACAGCCTCGgctcctccacccccccacccccacccccactgaGCCGACGAGCTCGCACTTGCACTGATTTGATCACACAGAATTCACAATTTTGCAGAAACCAAAATCACTTTCACGTCactgttggggttttttttgtgcatttttaatatGGTAACATTTGCGATCACATCCtgcacaataaaaataaataaataaatgtgtgcGAGATGGCACAAAAGCAGGCTCAAAGCTGAAGGTAATTACCGAGGCTTTTCTTAGAACCCTCCCTCTCAGAATCTCACCCTCCTCCCAGGAAGCATTCAGTAGTTCTGTGAATCTGCTGATGAACGGTCCTCCCCTTCGCTTGTCCACTCGCTGACTCAGATGCAGGCTGTATGCATTGTtgagcaaagaaacacacacacacacacacacacacacacactctcacacactcacgaACACAATGTGGCCTTTACTTCCCCGGCACAATCTGCGCTTCTCACACGCTTAAAGCTCAAAGGCCACAAAGTCTTTGTGTTTCAAAGGTGATTGAAGGCGAAAAATATTTCGTAACAAGTGTCACAAGAGCAGTCATCATGTGGTGGCTGTGGTGGAAGTTAATAATAATGGTGATGATGGCAGTGTCTCCCCCCTCAATCCTGTGAGTAATACTGCTGTTTTAAGCAACACAAGGGAGGAGGATATAAAAGGACAACGAGTTGGGCTCAAGTTGgttattttaatagaaaaacGTACACATGTAAAAGgtagaaaaaatgttttactgagaaaaataaaatggcttAAAATGACGTTTGAATGGAATCAGTGTACTTCCTGGAGACAGTATGCACATCCAAAACTTTGATGAGGGTAAAACAGACATGGACAGTTTCCACGTCCATCATAAAATAAGTGTAGGTTACAGTACTGAGTTTTCTCACAAGTCCTCTCTTTCTGGGCTGCGTCACCCACCCAGTCCATGACACATTAAGTCTGAAACCAGACACGTCAGTATTGACTGAATTTGTACATACTTAGACATACAAAAACATGACCCTGtgtccagttttttttttttttttcgtgacTGGCCTCCAAGTGCTGGAGCAGCAGTGTTATTTACAGGCACAAAGGGcctgtttgacagttttttttttgtccttagAGTCAGCTGCGATGTAGCCATAATAGTGAACTCGAGGGACATCTCATACCTTGAAGGGATAGTCCTGTATGTAACGCAGCAGAGGCCTCGGGAGTGGTAACTGGTCAGGGCAGTCAGAGTGTCTGTTGATGATGAGGCGTGTGAGGTGCTGTAAAGAGGGGAGGCCCTGGGGCTTGTACACAGCCCGCTTCAGTTTTAGCACCACGGACGCCTCCTGAGCTGTCTGCTGAGAGGGTTTGGAGGGGGCCTCCACCTCCAGCTTCCCTTCCTCCGCCTTCCTCTCTGGTCCCATGTAGTGCTGCACCAGGCTAGGCACGCTGGGGAAGGACGACAGGCTGGGCCGGGCCGGGGAGCTGGAGTCGAGCAGGAACCGGGCGCCGCTGTACTGGATGCGGATGCTGGTGGGGCCTCGTGCTGTCCTGACCGAGAGGGTCAGCATGTACATGGGGTGGCTGCTGTCCCGTACCAAAAAAGCTCCTTCAGACGCCTCTTGAAGTGCAGCGTGGGCCTGAGCCGCAGTCACAGCTCCCCAGTACCATCCTGCACAAACAGATCCCTAAACATCAGTCACTCTGGACACTGACCCGTGTCTTGCTGAGGTTTATTTCACACTGTGTCACGTTCAGTGGCTGTGAATGTGAGACTCTGCTCATACTGCACCTGAATTTTCCAGATAGCAGAAGTTGCTGGCTATCGCCCGCAGGTCCTTTGCAGGGTCCCATACTGGAGGGGTGCTCTGTAGGCAAGGGGTAGAGTGTACAGTTCCCGCCCGCATGCCCTGTGGGACGTCAGTGGACAGAGCACCGGGCAGAAGAGCTCTAGGACTGGAGACAAGATGGAAGACAcggtttattttatttaagaaGGGACCACACATGTTAATTAACAAGATGTAAATGTGCCAGATTTAGATAATGGATTAAGAAAAACACGTGCAGACTTTATTACTGCATGAATCCATCTCATATTTTCTACAGTTTGAGGTTTATTGTTAATAATTAAGAATCAGTCCACTGTCCAGTCTCAGCTTTACAGCCACAAAATATGAATTTCTAAATCTTATTTATGATTTAAAtcacatcttttgttttttattgtttgtcgTGACCAGGGCCCTACTGAAGTTCAGTGTAATCTAAGTCAGGctttcctggttaaataaaagcAAGTACCGTATAATGACTTGCTGTTATTATAACGAAGTTTCTGTCTTTATAATTAACAGGTCTTTATGGAGTCGGTTATAATTTACAGTCTCAACGCTAATTTAGagcttttattaaaaacaactgagagggaaacaaagaaaagtcaaCTCACCCTGGCACACAAAGAATCATACTATTTGTTGGATCCTCTGGGCTCAAATCCGGTCGGTTCCTCTTcttcagaagaagaagataaCGAAAACGCACCGAGTCTGAAGAAAAAACACCTCCACAAAAAATAAGCTTTAACACGGGTTAGACATGAGTAGGCCTGTTATAATCggtttaaaaagagagagagagagaggacacgAAGAGCTCCGAGGATCCAAACACGGTCCGTTCCTGTAGTTTTATATAAGAGCACcgcacagagaaagaaaaaaaaaaccgcACGGGGttcagaagagaaaaacagagatctCGGTGCAGCAGCGGGTTGGAGTGTGTTGTCACCAGTGCGGGATCGAAATGTGTGAGGGACAGAGTGTAAAAGGCTTGGCTTATAAAAATTTGCCGTTTCCTAGAAGTCTATTCTGAGAACTCCTCACAGCACCGGCGGCTCTGACGTCACGCCGGCCGCACCAACTCCCACTCCGCACCAACGGCCGCCGGTTGTTCCGCAAACTGCCGCgtctgtccctctctttctctgtcttcacgGGCAAAACGGGTTGTTTTTACTGTCCATTCCcgctctgtcctcctccatctctcctcttctcctgtttcTTTATTCCGTCATTCATCTTTTCcccccgtttttttttttttttaattccctgCCTTCGCTGAACCGGCCGCTCGCTCCCAGGAATCGCGCGGCCGCTTCTCCCTATCCGCTTTCCAGGAATAATTGCAGGGTTTGACTCCGCCCCGCCGGGCGGCCCCGACAGAGCCTTCATTCTGGGAATTCACCGCCTCGACATTAAAGATAATAGGAATGCACGCAGGCTATTTCCAGTAATATAGATTTCCCTCGATCCTGATGGAAAAACACGGCGAGAGGTTTTCTCAGAGGTTTGTCCGAATAATTACGGTCGAGAAAACAAGTTGTTATTGTGACAATTAACTAAAAAAGAGGATTATATTGGATAACTCTACTGTTAGAAGATATCATTCTGCTCACGGTTTGTTTCACTTTCTAACCCTGTCAGATTAGGTAATGGTTGATCtgttaaaactgtgtgtttgtggcgtACTTGGAAATGTATTTCTCACTCCTAATATTTAACGGCCCAGATTTCACACCAGCCTGCAGGGAGGTATTCATATCTTCAAATGATTCAGCTATAATCAGGCCAGATGAAGTGATACTGATGCATTTTGTTAGAAATCTGAGGAACAAAAAAGGCCAAAAAGTTTTCGAAATATTCCTTCCAGCAATAATCTGAGTCatccctcactcacacacacacacacacacactcacacgtggTGGACTGGAAACAAAGCAACACATGAAAACTATGCTACATCCTAATCACAGCCATATTCACCAGAGCCTGCTGATCCCAAATACCTGAATCTCGACTTTTTCCAAGAAATCCTGAAGTGAGCCTTTTTTTCTGAGAAGTCTTGTGGACTTTATCTATTCATGCTGGCTGCTGTTGAACAAAtatgttggttttttttgtcttgtttttttttttaaagttcatgAAGCAAAAAGAACACCACAGTTATTTTTGTGGCcacttattttgttttattatcaaTACTGTGAGCAGAAATCAGGAGATACGCAATCCATTTACAACAATCACATGTAGCAAATTAAAGCAGGGTCTCTGACAGACATGGGTGAAACAATAACCATGTCTGTTTAAAGACATTACATCCCTCATGaggctttttttaaaagtgaagaTTGTCTTGCGGTGCGTCCTATGAAAAGCCAGTTTTGCAAAGTTCAGCAAAGACTCCAGGGATATTAAAGATTATCCATCTGGATGATCTACTCTGGCCACTGGAGAGTCTTTTACGAGGTAGGCAGAAAGTTTACTGAGAATTCGAAGATGAAAAAAGTACACACTGTTCAAAGCTCCACAGCTCCACGCTCACATTGAGATCTAGCTCTCTTTCGTTTTCGACTCTGTGCTGAAGTGCAAGAAGGCCAAAAACATCAAACGTGGTTGTTGCATCTGTGGAGCTGCCAGTGTTTATGGACTGATGCTGCAGTTGATTGATTTCTTTGTTGATTTATTCAATTTTTCGCTCTATGGAAAGTCAGAAAATAGCAAAAACTGCCCATCACAAGTTCCTATAGAGCCTAAAGTGACATCCTaaagtgtcttgttttgtccaaccaactgTCTTAAACCAGAAACATTCAGTTTAGTATCACTGAGGAGGATAAAAAGCAGGAAATATTCACACCTGAGGAGCTGGAACCAGAGGGTTTCTGCCACCTCTCCTGAAAAACTTAACTAAACGTTAACTCGATTTCTTATTTGTCGATCAACTAATTGACTGTTTGAGCTCTAGTTTGGACTTTGtgaactacatttcccatgtgTATTTGCATGAAGAAGCACAGGTGTGCTCTCTTTGATGACCTTAATAACCTTTCAGATTCCCTTTGGTGAGACATTTGCCTCCATAGTGATCGAATGCTTTGCTTTTACGGAGAAATACTTGAATCTGACCGACTGTTGCtgttcagtctttattttttcatgcttttaagTGGCAAAGTCAACTCCATGCTTTGATTTAGCATCTTTTTTATCATCTACCAATTAAATACCTTTGTTGGTGTACAGTGTTTTCATATACGAACATTTCTGAGCCATTGTTTTGCACGTTTGCCGTTTTCTCagacatgtttaatatttaatttttggTTTTCCAAGATCTTCCTAAAGTAATCTCACCACCTCTGTgcaaaaatgtaattgtttcCAGCTGTGACTAACTACACTCCACAAatcaacaccacacacaccacatatcTGCATGCTGATACGCTGAATTTGCCTAACCTTTCAGACTTTACTGAGAACTGGTAAGAAGAATGATGTTTTGGGACACAGTGAATAACTGCGGTCCTCGTCGGAAAAAAAGGGCATTTCCTGAGGGTTCGGAGAAAAACTTCCACTGCTTGGAATCAGCAACATAAATTTATCCATTGTATGTTTGAGAGAGAACCTTATCTATCAGCAGAGCTTTGTTCACAGAGAGTAGGCCCAGAGAGAACGGCTGTGTTTGGCTGTCCTTAACtacagacattttttaaaactgattacttgatttgattttcaaCATCTGTGAAATAATCTCTCCTGTATCCTTGTCCTTTTGCAGGTGAATGCAGTCACGCAGTTTCAGGGTCAGGGACATTAAAAACTTAAGTTGCTATATTTGTGAATATTTTGATGCGGGACAGAATGTTTCACATGTAACAATAAGTTGTTGTCGTCGTCCGTAGAGTCATGCCCGTTGCATGATTCAGGAGGATAAGAATTGTGGACACTCAGCCTGTCTGTCACTCCACTACTTAAGACCAGTCTGAAATTTCTCtgattggatggattgctattACATCTGCTGCAGACATTTAAGGTCCTAAAAAGGATGAAAGCTCCTGACCTTGGTGATCCTTGGTGACTTTTCCAGTCGCTCTTCCACCAAGTCCAAATTTGGTTTGTTCAGTATTTTAGCTTTTCGACTGAATACCTGAAAAACGAACGacattctcatcagcctcagctgtgcttcACATTTAGCCTTGACCTGCTGTGTCTAATTAACCATCAGCGTGGCTGTAGACTTAACCACTTTACCACTTAAGCTTCAAGTCGACCACCTTAATGAGCAGTTAGTTGACAAACCAGCCGGCAGAGAGCAGCTCCTCTACTGTACatgcacaacacacaaacacactagcCTCAAAAAGTGACCTTGTGTTTGTATCTGAGTTCATTGTTCTGTTGTGTACTTTGCAGAGGTATGCggaacacacagcagaggagaattACGAAGGAGGAAAGTTTACAGTATCTACACAGACtgaggaaacagcagaggcTTGAAAGAGCCGCCCGGGGCTCAGCATTAAACATGAAGATAACGGTTGTGTTAGTTTAATTTTGAAACCAAGAATCttaatttgttgtttgatgACGCAGCCACGGCTTTGGATTTGCACTCCACGCTGAGAACACAGACCAGGACTGCAGCTGAATTGATTTTCATGGCGTTAAATCAACTCAGTCTTTCAAACACTGTAACCTCCCTGCGCTTCACCGCTGTGACATGACAGCGACTGGAGTAGACGTCTGACTGTACAGCTGTTGgtgtaaattaaaacatcttGAATCAGGGATTTAATTACCTCAACGCAACACCAACAACACTAAGTCCATCTTAAGCATGTACAATATTTACATGTAACAGGAGGGATTTCTATGCATTAAACATACTGGGTTATAAATCCACAAGAGATtacatacagatacacaaaatacacaaaagatTTTATTCAGAATTTCCTTTCATATTGTGTTTTTCATACAAACATTGTTGATACAAAACGTGTATTGGAGGCAGGACATGAGGACTGAAACATGTGACTACGCATTTAcaattcagttcagtctgtTATATTGTAAACTGCAGATCTATTTTTAACAACAATGGAAGATTCAGACAGATGAGTTTCATAGTAACAAGGCCAACTGTCTGCGTTTCAGCCTGACTCTTTTCCAAATGGAGGAAATCATCAATAAACATGAATGATTTTTGTTGGTGGTTGTACGTGTAATGTTTTGTTAGATATtgatattgttattatttttcatttgccATATTTgtctgaaagaaacagaaacacagagaaacagagattttTTCTCAGCACATTCCCatcaaaaacatatttgttatATATCACAAGTGTTTCAGTACACAAACGGTGGAGGAAACCCATCAGTGCTCTCACTCCTCAGGGCCTGACGAGGTGTTAGTGGGTCTGGGTGGGGGGAAATGGGAACAGCTGGAACTGGAGGCACCGCTGTGGGAGAATTTTTGTCCGCCTCTAGCTGTTCTGCACGGTCTCTCCTGTCCCCTTAATGAGGCGCTTGTGTCCCCTTTTTCCTGCTGGACCGCGGGGCTTAGCGAAGGCCTGTTTGTGGGCGTGCTGCTTGGGATGGACCTCGTCATACAGATACTCATCTGTCAGTTCATCTCCGTTGTCGATCTCCAGCTGCACACAGatgcaaaaagaaagagagaaagaaagaaataagcatgcagctgttaaaaatgTACTGTGCAGAATTTAGGCTATGCCCAGAAATCCATTAAAGACAGTTGAAAATAAATGCCTTATGTAATTTTGGAGCTGTGTACAACCAGGGCTGTATTTACTAATGTACCCTCATATTTTTCACACTGCATTTATTAACAGttcaatttaattttctctaaaggggctatttgtaagttttctctgctgcgAGATGTTGTGGTGATGATGCCATAGTTGCTTTtccaatacaagaggttagaacatgccctctgagcagtgccACTTCCTCAGGGTAGTCtagatgctacagtgagtcgctatcggaaagtgacgagACGAGctgggctagctggttagcacgCTAACGTCACTAAAAGGAAACACGTGATAGAGCTAGAATCAGAACATTGCGGGTACTTTCTATCACTGCAGACAGCTCTTGGTAAGAAACGAATGACGTTTGCTGCTGAACTTTCTTTTACACTTGTAAGTAAACTACTGATAATGCTAACGCTGGATATGTAGagatagcaaaacttacaaatagctcctttaaatcCTCCAAACTGAATGTTTGAACACTGTGTCAAAGCATCTCCACACTGCTAAGAATACAGTTCTGGTGGAAAACAGTAATTATCCTTAATTTATTTCTAAGTCTAAAAGTAGTTTAAATATATTTAGTCTGAAATGCTGGAACCAGCCACATGCAGGGTTTTAATTGCAGGTTGctacataaaaaaacagcagagaacacACATCCTCAGGCTATAACCCTGTACAAAACTATGTTATCTAATTTTCTATCGCTTCAATTTGTTACCTTCTTAGCAATTTCCAAATGGTAGTCTTTCTCCACTTCCTCCAGTAGTCGACTCTTGCAGCTGGAATAGAGCATTCGTTCCTTGATGCTACAGCTGTACCCTGGCATGGAGTATATGAACACTGTGGACAGAGTGGAAAGAGAGGAACATTTCTAAGAACTGCCCTGTAAATATTTAACACTAATGTGGATCAGCAGCCCAAAACCCCTCTAGAGCTCCCAAGGACTAAAATTATGtcaattatgtttattttttctgacttGTCTCTGAATTTTGCCTTTTTCTGAAAAAATACTAGATACTTTCACCGCCTCAGGCTTATACAAATTCTTCAAGTTAAACAATGAGAGAGTGggaaaatcaatatttggttGAACTGCTCTTAAATCCTGTCCACAGTGAGACCTTTCTGCGAAGACAAATCACACACAAGTCACAAGTAGCTATTGCCTAATTTTATGAGGTCTCGAGCCAAAATGGCTGGGAGCTCCTGATGTAGCTGAAAGTGGGTGCAATAATATTCTCCATCAATGCTTTTCAGTGTCTGCAGTCCAGGTGTGCAGACGTACACATCCTCACACGTATTTGTTCACACTGCACAgatgcttaaaaaaaaagtggataATGAGAGCACAATGTGACATACCGACAGATTCCAGGTAGTCTCCTTCATGGGAGTGTTTGTAGAGGAAGAAGTGGTATCTGGGAGTGTCTTTGGGAACTCTGCGGGGCAAATCTCGAGTTTCTGTCGGGTTGCAGTGGACCAGCTCGATTATCTCTTTCTCTACATCCAGTTTCTGAAACACAATGAATAAATGCACAGTAGAAATCTCGTATATCAACACTCCTGACACCAAACTgctctctgtggtttttaagCTCGAGACTGGAacagtgtctctgttgtttttcagggtAATCTAACTCTTATATCGAGTCCTCGGGCTCACCAGTTGTATGTAGTTGACGCGTTTTTGGGCGAGCTGCTGAAGGGCTCTTTTGGCTGTCTCCTGCAGAGGGAAAGCGAGGCCCTGAAGTGTCTGGTGCTTGCTCTCCACGCTGATCTCCGTCTTCAcctgcagagggcagcaggcaaacacacagaaaattctaaaattcagtcagtgtttcatGGGATAATACACCTTTACATTTCTATGTTGTAGTGCAAATGTAAATACTCCTACCATGTGTCAACATACCTGTTTAACccggccctgaaaaaaaaaatcacaacaaaaagtaaatttaagTCAGAAGCAAAAAAGATTCAGCTGACAAATAAAGCCATGTGCAGTGATGACGACACCGCCGAGGGCGCGTTGACCTCTCACCTCTGTGATTTTGATCCTCTGGAGCTCCTGCTCAGCTAATGTGAGCGGGGCGGGACCCGAGCAGGATGACACATGACGCTGGTAGCCCAGCAAGCAGACGTCCTCCTAGTGTTGCAAGCAAAACAAGGAGGGCCTTTAAACCACGTCATCAGAGCAAAATAGACAATCTGTCGCAGTAAATCGTGATGAATTTTAATGACTCTGACCTCAGCTGTGCCAAACATCTCATACTTCACATGCCCACCACCAAACTCTTTCTTCACTGTGGCACGGGTGGCGGCGTACAACATCTTTTGTTTCACCTGCAGCCGTCAGAAGGGAAAAGTTATGAGTTTGTGAATTAGCTGCTGTAGAACTGTGTATATACAGACTCATTTTAAAGAGACACAGTTTTACAGCACCAGACAGAGAGGGTGTGATGTCTGACACTATCAAGTTGcactgtgggaaatgtaggacccAGCATTTTTGGAGCATGAGCCATGCTAGGACTGAGATAACCCTCTCAAATTAGATGTCCTCTTACAGTACGTGATCATGTGTGTGGCCCTTATACCCAGTAGACACATTATGGTTGGTGGCTTTTTGACTGTTGTGATCAAGTTTTATAATATTAAACTT belongs to Lates calcarifer isolate ASB-BC8 linkage group LG8, TLL_Latcal_v3, whole genome shotgun sequence and includes:
- the cish gene encoding cytokine-inducible SH2-containing protein; translation: MILCVPGPRALLPGALSTDVPQGMRAGTVHSTPCLQSTPPVWDPAKDLRAIASNFCYLENSGWYWGAVTAAQAHAALQEASEGAFLVRDSSHPMYMLTLSVRTARGPTSIRIQYSGARFLLDSSSPARPSLSSFPSVPSLVQHYMGPERKAEEGKLEVEAPSKPSQQTAQEASVVLKLKRAVYKPQGLPSLQHLTRLIINRHSDCPDQLPLPRPLLRYIQDYPFKV
- the LOC108899163 gene encoding twinfilin-2, which codes for MFLALVVTPELREFLARARGGAARLIKVRIQDEQLVLGAYREPEKSWDQDYDRFLLPLLDDQEPCYILYRLDSQNAQGYEWVFISWSPDQSPVKQKMLYAATRATVKKEFGGGHVKYEMFGTAEEDVCLLGYQRHVSSCSGPAPLTLAEQELQRIKITEGRVKQVKTEISVESKHQTLQGLAFPLQETAKRALQQLAQKRVNYIQLKLDVEKEIIELVHCNPTETRDLPRRVPKDTPRYHFFLYKHSHEGDYLESVVFIYSMPGYSCSIKERMLYSSCKSRLLEEVEKDYHLEIAKKLEIDNGDELTDEYLYDEVHPKQHAHKQAFAKPRGPAGKRGHKRLIKGTGETVQNS